The following coding sequences lie in one Methanohalophilus levihalophilus genomic window:
- a CDS encoding EF-Tu/IF-2/RF-3 family GTPase — protein sequence MTKVAIIGSEQSGRTSLAAKLGKKGNVADITMYDFSKNDVVMTTIDANGYPKSLKSLVTALNLSDIALLCIPPEGPDVSTGECLVALDLLQYKHGMIVLTKADTSYAYAQEELEKNIRKIITGTCMENWEFINISTQSFEGLDELKEKILELDEKVAEDSRKQDDKPVRVMVDQSFNVTGIGCVVLGVVSQGTLNVKDKLTAYPSAKPLEVRSIQMHDVDVKSAPTGGRVGLALKGIQSKDIERGFVISEKETVAESFILKCKISPFSAPLSVSDVPHLFVGLQSAPVRLEKIEINGEAAEKASPGDECILHLSGSHEIAFSSSDRFILSNLDAKQRFVGYGFAETEN from the coding sequence ATGACAAAAGTTGCTATTATCGGAAGTGAGCAAAGTGGCAGAACTTCTCTGGCCGCAAAGCTCGGTAAAAAAGGAAATGTTGCCGACATTACAATGTATGATTTTTCAAAAAACGATGTTGTGATGACCACAATAGATGCAAATGGTTATCCGAAATCTCTCAAATCCCTTGTTACTGCTCTTAATTTATCTGATATCGCACTTCTCTGCATCCCTCCTGAAGGACCGGATGTTTCCACAGGCGAATGCCTGGTTGCATTGGACCTGCTTCAATATAAGCATGGAATGATTGTACTTACAAAAGCTGATACAAGCTATGCCTATGCACAGGAAGAACTTGAAAAGAACATCAGGAAAATCATCACAGGAACCTGTATGGAAAACTGGGAGTTCATCAACATTTCAACCCAATCATTTGAAGGACTCGATGAACTCAAGGAAAAGATCCTTGAGCTTGACGAAAAGGTAGCTGAGGATAGCAGGAAACAGGATGATAAACCTGTGCGTGTGATGGTTGACCAGTCTTTCAACGTAACGGGTATCGGTTGTGTAGTGCTTGGTGTCGTCTCCCAGGGTACTCTCAATGTGAAAGACAAACTGACAGCTTACCCATCTGCAAAACCTCTTGAAGTTCGTTCAATACAAATGCATGATGTAGACGTGAAAAGCGCACCAACCGGGGGAAGGGTCGGGCTTGCGCTTAAAGGAATACAATCAAAGGATATCGAGCGTGGATTTGTTATTTCGGAAAAAGAGACGGTGGCAGAATCCTTTATTCTCAAATGTAAAATTTCCCCATTCTCAGCTCCTTTGTCCGTTTCAGATGTCCCTCATCTTTTCGTGGGATTGCAGTCTGCTCCTGTGAGACTGGAGAAAATTGAAATTAATGGGGAAGCTGCAGAAAAAGCAAGTCCCGGAGATGAATGTATTCTTCACCTTAGCGGTTCACATGAAATTGCTTTCAGCTCCTCAGACAGATTTATTCTCTCAAACCTTGACGCAAAACAGAGATTTGTAGGTTATGGGTTTGCGGAAACAGAAAACTAA
- a CDS encoding RAD55 family ATPase, translating to MKVQTGVEGFDSLCSGGLPAGRAYIVSGAPGCGKTTFGIQFLTNGASFGDVGLYLTLLETSDDIVANMSGYDMNLEALIKMKKVLFSDLSPDMEYGYIDELQEVISPELAPSYAPIENDAPSAATVFKEIASYVESYDVKRLVIDPVSAIRFAAKDACMKKKEMARFIRNLKRLGCTVMMLTEGNNVAFEAPQYCTADGIILLESPDENLASTIQIMKIRGSRHSSEKVPFIFGEQGITLEK from the coding sequence ATGAAAGTACAAACAGGCGTTGAAGGTTTTGATAGTCTTTGCAGTGGCGGCCTGCCCGCAGGAAGAGCATACATTGTTAGTGGTGCTCCCGGATGTGGGAAAACAACCTTCGGAATTCAGTTTCTAACCAATGGTGCATCTTTTGGGGACGTAGGGCTCTATTTGACCTTACTGGAAACATCAGATGATATTGTAGCAAATATGTCTGGCTACGACATGAATCTGGAAGCCCTGATTAAGATGAAAAAGGTCCTGTTTTCAGACTTAAGTCCCGACATGGAATATGGTTACATTGATGAATTGCAGGAAGTGATTAGCCCCGAACTTGCTCCCTCTTACGCTCCCATTGAAAACGACGCACCTTCTGCAGCAACTGTTTTCAAGGAAATCGCCTCATATGTTGAGAGCTACGATGTTAAGAGATTGGTGATAGATCCTGTTTCAGCAATTCGTTTTGCAGCAAAAGATGCCTGCATGAAAAAGAAAGAAATGGCACGTTTCATACGCAACCTGAAGCGTCTTGGATGCACAGTGATGATGCTTACGGAAGGTAACAACGTGGCATTTGAAGCGCCCCAGTATTGCACCGCCGATGGAATTATCCTTCTGGAGAGTCCGGATGAAAATCTGGCATCAACTATTCAGATTATGAAAATCCGTGGTTCCAGGCACAGCTCTGAAAAAGTTCCTTTTATTTTTGGGGAACAGGGTATAACACTTGAAAAATGA
- the argS gene encoding arginine--tRNA ligase, which translates to MYLTFTEQVKSILAEAIEKAGFEAGEISLEPSQHADLSSRIAFQIAASAKQNPKEVSDKIVAEISIPEDSLVGKVAATGPYINFSASDTYIHKTYQSIRADRENFGGNFASGKILLEHTSANPNGPLHVGHIRNSILGDTLSRLLKRVGYDVEVQYYVNDMGRQIAIVSWAFDHFEFDKTKKGDHAIAEIYIKANAALEENPAKVAEIDKFMQLVESGDEATIKRFDEAVDFAVAGIKKTLLEMNVHHDSFVTESSFIRSGAVGDIVERIKATGRTEVDDGATVVDLSDYGYEKTLVIQRSDGTSLYTTRDLAYHEWKATRADRVIDVFGADHKLISGQLRATLNAVGVQEPEVVIFEFVSLPEGSMSTRRGKFISADELLEQVEARALEEVTIRRPEMEDSFKKEVSRMVGIGAVRYDIVKVTPEKSTVFDWKEALDFEKQGAPFIQYSHARACSILKKAEEEGLWNPEAELNPALLIDDSEIAFIKKMALFDQVLEKCASELKPHHLAIYGRELADAFNQFYRFSPVLAAEDDEIRQARLGLVDCARVVIANVLDTLGIDAPQSM; encoded by the coding sequence TTGTACCTTACATTCACAGAACAGGTTAAGTCTATTCTTGCAGAAGCAATCGAAAAGGCAGGGTTTGAAGCAGGAGAAATCTCCCTTGAGCCCTCCCAACACGCTGATCTTTCATCAAGAATCGCTTTTCAGATTGCAGCCAGTGCAAAGCAGAACCCGAAGGAAGTCTCTGACAAAATAGTAGCAGAAATCTCCATTCCAGAAGATTCCCTTGTTGGAAAAGTAGCGGCAACAGGTCCCTACATTAATTTCAGTGCAAGTGACACTTACATTCACAAGACTTATCAGTCCATTCGCGCTGACAGGGAGAATTTCGGTGGAAACTTCGCCAGTGGTAAAATCCTGCTGGAACACACCTCTGCAAATCCCAACGGGCCATTGCATGTGGGTCATATACGTAACTCCATTCTTGGTGACACCCTCTCACGCCTTTTGAAGAGAGTCGGCTATGATGTGGAAGTCCAGTACTATGTTAACGACATGGGCAGGCAGATTGCAATTGTTTCCTGGGCTTTTGATCATTTTGAATTTGACAAGACCAAAAAAGGCGATCATGCAATCGCAGAGATTTACATAAAAGCAAATGCTGCACTGGAAGAAAATCCTGCAAAAGTGGCAGAGATCGACAAATTCATGCAGCTTGTGGAAAGTGGTGATGAAGCCACAATAAAACGTTTTGACGAAGCAGTTGATTTTGCAGTGGCAGGTATCAAGAAAACGCTGCTTGAGATGAACGTTCATCACGACTCTTTTGTAACCGAATCAAGCTTTATCCGCTCGGGTGCGGTTGGTGATATTGTTGAGAGAATCAAGGCAACCGGACGCACCGAAGTCGACGATGGGGCAACAGTAGTTGATCTATCAGATTATGGCTATGAAAAAACTTTAGTTATACAGCGCAGTGACGGCACATCCCTGTACACAACCCGGGACCTCGCCTACCATGAATGGAAGGCAACCCGTGCAGACAGGGTTATCGATGTTTTCGGCGCAGATCACAAACTCATTTCCGGACAGCTCAGGGCAACCCTGAATGCAGTTGGTGTTCAGGAGCCTGAAGTTGTAATCTTTGAATTCGTATCCTTGCCTGAAGGTTCCATGAGTACCCGCCGGGGTAAGTTCATCAGTGCAGATGAATTGCTGGAGCAGGTTGAGGCAAGAGCCCTTGAGGAAGTAACCATCCGCAGGCCGGAGATGGAGGATTCATTCAAGAAGGAAGTCTCAAGAATGGTTGGCATTGGCGCAGTACGTTATGATATTGTCAAAGTGACTCCGGAGAAATCCACCGTCTTCGACTGGAAAGAGGCACTGGATTTTGAAAAGCAGGGAGCACCTTTTATCCAGTATTCACATGCGAGAGCCTGCAGTATTCTCAAGAAGGCAGAGGAAGAGGGATTGTGGAATCCTGAAGCTGAGCTGAATCCGGCTCTTCTCATAGATGATTCGGAAATTGCATTCATCAAGAAAATGGCCCTCTTTGACCAGGTACTGGAAAAGTGTGCATCCGAACTCAAGCCTCATCATCTTGCTATTTACGGAAGGGAACTTGCAGATGCTTTCAACCAGTTCTACCGCTTCTCACCTGTGCTTGCCGCTGAGGACGACGAAATAAGGCAGGCTCGTCTGGGACTTGTGGACTGTGCAAGGGTTGTTATTGCAAATGTCTTGGATACTCTGGGAATTGATGCACCTCAATCAATGTGA
- a CDS encoding CBS domain-containing protein, with amino-acid sequence MKDVSIKERPRKDPRAFTSESVLDQGPVQFHDRISQHEGDIMSIATRDVVTAQPTTPIIDALKTMTKGKFRHMPITDAGTNRLEGIISSFDVIDLFGGGDKSLFVEKKFKGNLLASINAEIRGIMQHEVHSLPVTSDIGRAFELMTKNNVGSIPIVDRNGQVVAICTERDFLGFMSGLKTDIKVRQYMKEGVETADYSTSLWNAAKIMVKGHFKRLPVVKDGILVGIITAFDIMKYIGEGEAFEKLVTGNVHEAFDEPVSSLIARDVVWTDPETDLGKAAEIMNEKGIGSLPVIENGELKGIITERDILIALAKHT; translated from the coding sequence ATGAAAGATGTTTCCATAAAGGAAAGGCCAAGAAAAGACCCTCGTGCCTTTACTTCTGAGAGTGTGCTGGATCAAGGACCTGTGCAGTTCCATGATCGCATTTCGCAACACGAGGGAGATATTATGTCCATTGCAACAAGAGACGTTGTAACAGCTCAACCCACTACTCCCATCATTGATGCCCTGAAAACTATGACAAAGGGAAAATTCCGTCATATGCCTATTACAGATGCCGGAACAAATCGCCTCGAAGGAATCATTTCATCATTTGATGTAATTGATCTCTTTGGAGGAGGCGACAAAAGCCTTTTTGTGGAGAAAAAGTTTAAAGGGAATCTGCTTGCTTCAATAAACGCTGAAATCAGGGGAATAATGCAACATGAAGTTCATTCCCTTCCTGTAACTTCAGATATCGGTCGTGCTTTTGAATTGATGACAAAAAACAACGTTGGAAGCATTCCAATAGTTGACCGGAATGGCCAGGTTGTGGCAATTTGCACGGAAAGAGATTTCCTTGGATTCATGAGCGGTCTCAAAACAGATATTAAAGTCAGGCAGTACATGAAAGAAGGAGTTGAAACAGCAGATTACAGCACAAGCCTTTGGAACGCAGCAAAAATAATGGTGAAAGGACATTTCAAGCGTCTTCCTGTAGTCAAGGACGGAATTCTTGTCGGGATAATCACCGCCTTTGATATCATGAAGTATATCGGGGAGGGTGAAGCGTTTGAAAAGCTGGTAACAGGAAATGTGCATGAAGCTTTTGACGAGCCTGTAAGTTCGCTGATTGCCAGGGATGTTGTCTGGACTGATCCCGAAACTGATCTCGGGAAAGCAGCAGAAATTATGAATGAAAAGGGAATTGGTTCACTACCTGTTATTGAAAACGGGGAACTGAAAGGGATAATAACCGAAAGGGATATCCTTATTGCCCTAGCAAAGCACACCTAA
- the hisG gene encoding ATP phosphoribosyltransferase: MINIAIPKGSLEEQTLLLFKQADLPIKKTSREYNPKVEDPRIDRVKILRPQEIPKYVEEGYFDIGISGRDWVIESDSDVIEIADMPYSKTGAGNVKIVIAVPQESDIQTSADIKPNSRVTTEYPNITKRHFENLGIPVDLHYSYGATEAKVPDLMDVVVDLTETGSTLRKNGLKIVDVMLESSTKLVANKESWENPEKRQEIEEIKTLLLSVIEARGKVLIDMNVPIAKLEDVISALPSLKRPTVSQLYGADYYAVETVVNKSDVNILIPKLKALGAEDILELDISKIVH, from the coding sequence ATGATTAACATAGCCATTCCAAAAGGAAGCCTTGAGGAACAAACGCTTTTGCTATTCAAGCAGGCAGATCTCCCTATAAAGAAAACTTCAAGAGAATATAATCCGAAAGTTGAAGACCCCCGGATTGACAGGGTTAAAATTCTCCGCCCACAGGAAATCCCAAAATACGTTGAAGAAGGATACTTTGACATTGGTATCTCCGGAAGGGACTGGGTAATTGAATCTGATTCCGATGTTATCGAAATTGCGGATATGCCTTACAGCAAAACCGGTGCTGGAAATGTAAAAATTGTAATTGCTGTTCCACAGGAAAGTGACATCCAGACCTCTGCCGATATCAAACCCAATAGCAGGGTAACCACGGAATACCCCAACATTACCAAAAGACACTTTGAAAATCTTGGAATTCCTGTTGATCTCCATTATTCCTATGGCGCAACCGAAGCCAAAGTGCCTGATCTCATGGACGTAGTCGTTGACCTTACCGAAACCGGTTCAACCCTCAGGAAAAACGGTTTAAAAATTGTCGATGTAATGCTGGAATCTTCCACAAAACTCGTTGCAAACAAGGAAAGCTGGGAAAATCCCGAGAAGCGTCAGGAAATAGAAGAGATTAAAACACTGCTCTTATCAGTTATCGAAGCTCGTGGAAAAGTATTGATTGACATGAACGTGCCAATAGCCAAACTTGAAGACGTTATCAGCGCATTGCCTTCCCTGAAAAGGCCAACTGTATCCCAGCTATATGGTGCCGATTACTACGCCGTGGAGACTGTTGTCAACAAGAGCGATGTCAACATACTTATTCCAAAGCTCAAGGCACTGGGAGCTGAGGATATCCTTGAACTGGATATTTCAAAAATTGTCCACTGA
- a CDS encoding stage II sporulation protein M — protein MEHDENKHELKKGFFWSARLFLLSAILAFAVAILVYAAVIFFSQTPAPINQAVSGTTNSALAKVEVGARYVGLTASIFVFNSIAAFTGSAGAALIVFVHRMLLSDLDLRKKYPIYGKLSKKTESWGRPFSGLFRRLFPSTYASFSNDEVHKSEDSIWNYYGYDRGQYRMFASMLPYAPPFLVSVANGVLAGILLAFMAVNGSVEGMNIFGNTGIFTGALAGIAYFMAFIIPHGIIEIPALFLSAGLGYVFASRQATVVKNELLFSGNYVDDLKKDISKTEKCASKFLKSAYFRKAIFACVCLLLIASYIETEITPEIGAAIFEFVLDYLN, from the coding sequence ATGGAACATGATGAAAACAAGCATGAGCTGAAAAAAGGGTTTTTCTGGTCTGCCAGATTGTTCCTGCTTTCAGCAATCCTTGCTTTTGCTGTTGCCATACTTGTGTATGCAGCAGTAATCTTTTTTTCCCAGACTCCGGCACCAATAAATCAGGCTGTTTCAGGCACAACAAACAGTGCGCTGGCAAAAGTCGAAGTCGGTGCCCGGTATGTGGGTCTCACTGCTTCCATCTTTGTTTTCAATAGCATTGCGGCATTCACCGGATCAGCCGGTGCTGCCCTAATTGTTTTTGTTCACAGGATGCTGCTTTCAGATCTTGATTTGCGCAAGAAATATCCCATTTATGGAAAGCTATCAAAGAAAACGGAAAGCTGGGGCAGACCCTTTTCCGGTCTTTTCAGACGCTTGTTTCCATCAACATACGCCTCATTTTCCAATGATGAAGTACATAAAAGTGAGGATTCAATCTGGAACTATTACGGCTATGACCGGGGTCAATACCGCATGTTTGCCTCCATGCTGCCCTATGCACCGCCCTTCCTCGTATCCGTAGCCAACGGAGTCCTTGCAGGAATTCTGCTTGCATTCATGGCTGTAAACGGCTCGGTTGAAGGAATGAACATCTTTGGAAACACAGGAATATTTACAGGTGCACTGGCAGGAATAGCATATTTTATGGCTTTTATCATTCCACATGGAATAATTGAAATTCCCGCTCTTTTCCTTTCAGCGGGCCTGGGTTATGTGTTTGCAAGCCGCCAGGCTACTGTTGTCAAAAATGAACTGCTTTTTTCAGGAAATTATGTCGATGATCTGAAGAAAGACATCAGCAAAACCGAGAAATGTGCTTCAAAATTCCTGAAATCCGCTTATTTCAGGAAAGCGATTTTTGCATGCGTCTGCCTGCTACTTATCGCTTCTTATATTGAAACCGAGATAACACCTGAAATAGGTGCAGCAATTTTTGAATTCGTGCTGGATTATCTCAACTAA
- a CDS encoding RNA ligase produces the protein MSMKIAEGKLDIPAAAGYLKLPEERLENLTQRRLLVPNKGRYQQLFHFETSVSGIERGSVLYQKENGEFELIHGFPKIRRAMLLEPAIRKQFINTKTLCVEEKMNGYNVRVILFQERLIALTRGGNVCPYSTEKANLLLNIDFFRDNPDYVLHGEMIGPENPYVPKEIYGIESLAFFVFDIREKNTGEPVSISRRRQLAEEYGFLEAPLLGNYKLEESAEAIFKHIQELGKIGHEGVVIKDPEMIVSPIKYTCSQSNCSDLLHAFKFYNDVGRDYLFSRVVREGFQSAEWSESENERSERCLRLGESILVPMIETVKKVRKNERVIDEVRIRVQDLETLKEFEDYSRLLGLEAIFSEPEKVGDEYLIHIHKINRSTSDKTEAMWNGDLW, from the coding sequence ATGTCAATGAAAATAGCAGAAGGAAAGCTTGATATTCCGGCAGCTGCGGGATATCTTAAGCTTCCTGAGGAAAGGCTTGAAAATCTTACGCAGCGCAGACTGCTGGTACCAAATAAAGGCAGGTATCAGCAATTATTCCATTTTGAAACATCCGTGTCCGGTATTGAGCGTGGAAGTGTTCTTTACCAGAAGGAAAACGGTGAGTTTGAACTGATACATGGTTTTCCCAAGATTCGCAGGGCCATGCTCCTTGAACCTGCAATCAGGAAGCAGTTCATAAACACCAAAACTCTTTGTGTTGAAGAGAAAATGAACGGCTATAATGTTCGTGTCATTCTCTTTCAGGAAAGGCTTATTGCACTCACACGTGGCGGTAACGTCTGCCCTTATTCTACGGAAAAAGCAAACCTTTTATTAAATATTGATTTTTTCAGGGACAATCCCGATTACGTATTGCACGGGGAAATGATAGGCCCGGAGAATCCCTATGTTCCAAAAGAAATCTATGGGATTGAATCACTGGCATTTTTTGTATTTGATATCAGAGAAAAGAATACCGGTGAACCTGTTTCGATTTCCAGAAGACGCCAGCTTGCAGAGGAATACGGGTTTCTGGAAGCACCGCTGCTTGGGAATTATAAGCTTGAAGAGTCAGCGGAAGCAATTTTTAAGCATATACAGGAACTGGGAAAAATTGGGCACGAAGGAGTTGTTATCAAAGATCCCGAAATGATTGTTTCCCCCATAAAATACACCTGCTCACAGAGCAATTGCTCAGACCTTCTGCATGCATTTAAGTTTTACAATGATGTCGGTAGAGACTATCTTTTTTCCAGAGTCGTTAGGGAAGGATTCCAGAGTGCCGAATGGTCAGAAAGTGAGAATGAGAGAAGTGAACGTTGTCTCAGGCTTGGTGAGAGCATCCTTGTCCCGATGATTGAAACCGTGAAAAAAGTCCGGAAAAATGAGAGAGTCATTGATGAGGTTCGTATCCGTGTACAGGATCTGGAAACCCTCAAGGAATTTGAAGACTATTCAAGATTGCTGGGTCTTGAAGCTATTTTCAGTGAGCCGGAGAAGGTCGGTGACGAATACCTGATCCATATTCACAAAATAAACCGTAGTACCAGTGACAAAACAGAAGCCATGTGGAATGGCGATCTCTGGTAA
- a CDS encoding CBS domain-containing protein — translation MKIADIMSSPVYAIGPEEPVSHARNLMLRHKISTLIVAEEEKMVGIVTKSDIGNRLAQTEPMWRRRPIDKVPIRLVMTEDPLVTIYPDASIEQAVELLLENNFNNLPVVDGDLLGIVTIGDILRYIGDQPGGIKISEVLEGEPVIVHRHHTINHVIDEIEANEVSKVLVENDAGNIVGMISTRDLALSMFKDSEGKLPGKSIKMARRPTAGGEKTYRYVKDVPLVAEDIMVELDGIVQYENTLAEAAKLMVEENLTGVPVENEGKIVGMLSRHDVIREAK, via the coding sequence TTGAAAATTGCCGACATAATGAGCTCTCCAGTATACGCTATTGGACCTGAAGAGCCTGTATCGCATGCCAGAAACCTTATGCTGAGGCATAAAATCAGTACTCTCATCGTTGCAGAAGAAGAAAAAATGGTGGGAATTGTAACTAAAAGCGATATTGGAAACAGGCTGGCCCAGACAGAGCCAATGTGGAGAAGACGCCCAATAGACAAGGTTCCAATTCGTCTGGTCATGACTGAAGACCCACTGGTAACCATTTACCCGGATGCTTCAATTGAACAGGCCGTAGAGCTGCTTCTTGAAAACAACTTCAACAACCTGCCTGTAGTGGATGGTGATCTTCTTGGAATTGTAACTATAGGGGATATACTGAGATACATAGGAGATCAGCCTGGTGGAATAAAAATCAGCGAAGTTCTTGAAGGTGAACCTGTAATTGTACACCGCCACCACACGATCAACCACGTAATAGACGAAATCGAAGCAAATGAAGTCAGCAAAGTTCTCGTAGAAAACGATGCTGGAAACATTGTGGGAATGATCTCCACAAGGGACCTTGCCCTTAGCATGTTTAAGGATTCCGAAGGTAAATTGCCCGGAAAGAGTATCAAGATGGCACGCAGGCCTACAGCTGGAGGTGAAAAGACATACAGGTATGTAAAGGATGTTCCACTTGTTGCAGAGGATATCATGGTGGAACTTGATGGAATTGTACAGTATGAAAATACACTTGCTGAGGCAGCAAAACTGATGGTTGAAGAGAATCTCACCGGTGTGCCTGTTGAGAACGAAGGAAAGATTGTAGGTATGCTAAGCAGACACGATGTAATACGTGAAGCAAAATAA
- a CDS encoding CBS domain-containing protein, whose amino-acid sequence MQVQDIMVQPVKVDKADTLSHALDLMEKNSTRRLLVTHDSKLLGILTMRNLTKELGTRKKGTKPASSLHVATAVSENFTKVLPDTEVDDVITLMAKNGGVVIVTDNENILGWVTPQQIMENMEFNGYAGEIMHKEPTVVSPADRVSHVRHIILENDMGRFPVVENGRLMGMVTEKDIAKAMKAFREIVSGNQQDSRIKNLIVEDIMKTGVQSVKTNTPVSEVAKLMLESNYGGVPVMNLEDEMVGFITRRSLLKTLA is encoded by the coding sequence ATGCAAGTACAAGATATAATGGTACAGCCTGTTAAGGTCGATAAAGCGGACACACTTTCCCACGCATTGGATCTGATGGAAAAAAACAGTACCCGAAGACTTCTGGTAACTCATGATAGCAAGCTTCTTGGAATCCTGACCATGAGAAACCTTACCAAAGAACTTGGGACCCGCAAGAAGGGAACTAAACCGGCATCTTCATTGCATGTGGCTACCGCAGTTTCGGAAAACTTTACCAAGGTGCTCCCTGATACAGAAGTAGACGACGTCATTACGCTGATGGCAAAGAATGGCGGGGTTGTAATTGTCACAGACAATGAGAACATACTTGGATGGGTGACCCCCCAGCAAATCATGGAGAACATGGAATTTAATGGCTATGCAGGAGAAATCATGCATAAGGAGCCTACCGTCGTTTCTCCAGCCGACAGGGTAAGCCATGTGAGGCACATTATCCTCGAGAATGATATGGGAAGGTTCCCTGTAGTTGAAAATGGAAGACTCATGGGAATGGTTACCGAAAAGGATATTGCAAAGGCTATGAAGGCTTTCAGGGAAATTGTTTCCGGAAACCAGCAGGATTCCAGAATTAAGAATCTGATAGTCGAGGACATTATGAAAACAGGTGTCCAGTCCGTGAAGACAAATACTCCTGTTTCCGAAGTAGCCAAACTCATGCTGGAAAGCAACTACGGAGGCGTTCCGGTGATGAATCTTGAAGATGAAATGGTTGGATTCATTACAAGGAGGAGTCTCCTGAAAACACTGGCATGA
- a CDS encoding DUF1294 domain-containing protein, with protein sequence MLLFERLLLLYLLVINAGALSIMWWDKRKARKGAYRIPEKTLFVWALAGGSAGAYLGMYVFRHKTRRAKFRIGFPLILIVHFLIVARLLWHIPLP encoded by the coding sequence ATGCTGCTCTTTGAAAGGCTCCTGCTTTTATACCTTCTGGTAATCAATGCAGGCGCCCTGTCGATTATGTGGTGGGACAAAAGGAAAGCCCGCAAGGGTGCTTACCGTATCCCGGAGAAAACTTTGTTCGTATGGGCACTGGCGGGTGGATCTGCCGGAGCTTATCTGGGGATGTATGTTTTCCGGCATAAAACCAGAAGGGCCAAGTTCAGGATTGGCTTCCCATTGATTCTTATTGTTCATTTCCTGATAGTCGCCAGATTACTCTGGCATATTCCGCTTCCCTGA
- a CDS encoding methionine synthase: protein MVEFIFDDIGSYPLPEGVSREWVEAAFDGEKEKVAEIIGSAFLQKLEAGVAVPTYPQFQDMNKQFLSILNDPDCTDGPFSVKPECAKIIELEVLENYAKQYREKTGNKPDVRVCVTGPLELYLQQFGSAVYPDILNLIASSINLFIKNAIEDAENFNVRTISIDEPSLGINPEVSFDNAALIEALELASSYSHEKGLDVEIHLHSALHYEIPCRTRGINVIGVESASNPGYLDLIDKALLEETDSYLRAGVARTDVFNLVAGLNEEYNTNAWKEPELLEKLVTDLETPEVIEERLREVYSRFGDRVMYVGPDCGLGSWPTQAIAGKLLENIAVALRNFDS, encoded by the coding sequence ATGGTAGAGTTCATATTTGACGACATTGGAAGTTACCCGCTTCCTGAAGGCGTTTCCCGGGAATGGGTTGAAGCGGCCTTTGATGGGGAGAAAGAAAAAGTCGCTGAGATTATAGGCTCTGCCTTTTTACAAAAATTAGAAGCCGGAGTTGCTGTTCCAACATATCCACAGTTTCAGGATATGAATAAACAATTCCTTTCAATTCTCAATGATCCCGATTGTACGGATGGACCTTTCAGTGTAAAACCGGAATGCGCTAAAATCATAGAACTTGAAGTGCTCGAGAATTATGCAAAACAATACAGGGAGAAAACCGGAAACAAACCCGATGTAAGGGTGTGTGTCACAGGTCCTCTTGAGCTGTATTTGCAGCAGTTTGGTTCCGCCGTCTATCCGGATATACTGAATCTAATTGCTTCAAGTATCAACCTGTTCATCAAAAATGCCATAGAAGATGCGGAAAATTTCAACGTTCGCACAATATCAATTGATGAGCCCAGCCTTGGTATCAATCCAGAGGTTTCATTTGATAACGCCGCTCTTATCGAGGCTCTTGAACTTGCAAGCAGCTATTCCCATGAAAAAGGGCTGGACGTGGAAATCCATCTCCATTCAGCTTTGCATTACGAAATCCCCTGCCGTACACGGGGTATCAATGTAATTGGTGTCGAATCGGCTTCCAATCCTGGCTACCTTGATCTTATTGACAAAGCATTATTGGAGGAAACCGATTCCTACCTGCGTGCGGGAGTTGCCCGAACAGATGTTTTCAATTTGGTGGCAGGTCTAAACGAAGAATACAACACCAATGCATGGAAGGAACCTGAACTGCTTGAAAAGCTGGTTACCGATCTGGAAACCCCTGAAGTCATCGAGGAGCGACTGAGGGAAGTTTACAGCAGGTTTGGCGATCGTGTGATGTATGTGGGGCCGGATTGTGGTCTGGGTTCATGGCCCACGCAGGCTATTGCAGGCAAGCTGCTGGAGAATATTGCTGTTGCCCTTAGGAACTTTGATTCCTGA